One Xylocopa sonorina isolate GNS202 chromosome 18, iyXylSono1_principal, whole genome shotgun sequence DNA segment encodes these proteins:
- the Galphaq gene encoding G protein alpha q subunit isoform X7 codes for MACCLSEEAREQKRINQEIERQLRKDKRDARRELKLLLLGTGESGKSTFIKQMRIIHGAGYSDDDKRGFIKLVYQNIFMAMQSMIRAMGLLRIQYADSSNIEKAELVQSVDFETVTTFESPYVEAIKDLWADSGIQECYDRRREYQLTDSAKYYLMEIDRVAAPNYLPTEQDILRVRVPTTGIIEYPFDLEEIRFSYLSDLERIEKPDFLPTEQDILRARAPTTGIIEYPFDLDSIIFRMVDVGGQRSERRKWIHCFENVTSIIFLVALSEYDQILFESENENRMEESKALFKTIITYPWFQQSSVILFLNKKDLLEEKIMYSHLVDYFPEYNGPQRDALAAREFILQMFVDLNPDVEKIIYSHFTCATDTENIRFVFAAVKDTILQSNLKEYNLV; via the exons GGACTGGTGAATCCGGGAAATCCACCTTCATCAAACAGATGAGAATTATTCACGGCGCCGGTTACTCGGACGATGACAAGAGGGGGTTCATTAAACTCGTCTACCAAAATATTTTCATGGCGATGCAGTCCATGATCCGAGCGATGGGGCTCCTCAGGATCCAGTACGCGGACTCCTCGAATATA GAAAAAGCAGAGCTCGTGCAAAGCGTGGACTTCGAGACAGTTACAACGTTTGAAAGTCCATACGTAGAAGCAATCAAAGATTTATGGGCAGACTCCGGTATCCAGGAGTGTTACGATCGCAGGCGAGAATATCAGCTCACAGACTCCGCTAAGTA TTACCTAATGGAGATAGATCGAGTCGCAGCGCCAAACTACCTCCCCACAGAACAGGACATTCTTCGCGTGAGAGTGCCCACTACTGGTATAATTGAATATCCTTTTGACTTGGAAGAAATCCGATTTAG TTATCTTAGTGACCTAGAACGTATCGAAAAGCCCGACTTCCTTCCTACCGAACAAGACATTCTTCGGGCCCGAGCTCCTACTACTGGCATTATAGAATATCCGTTTGATCTGGACTCCATCATATTTAG GATGGTGGACGTCGGTGGACAGAGATCAGAGAGAAGAAAGTGGATTCACTGTTTCGAAAATGTCACCTCTATTATCTTCTTAGTagctttaagtgaatacgatcaaATTTTATTTGAGTCAGAGAACGAG AATCGAATGGAAGAAAGTAAGGCATTGTTCAAAACAATTATTACATATCCTTGGTTTCAACAGTCCTCCGTCATTCTGTTCCTGAACAAGAAAGATCTGCTTGAGGAGAAGATTATGTACTCTCATCTTGTCGATTATTTCCCTGAATACAATG GCCCACAAAGGGATGCTCTAGCTGCTAGAGAATTCATTTTACAGATGTTTGTTGACTTGAATCCAGATGTTGAGAAGATTATATATTCACACTTTACGTGTGCTACAG ATACAGAGAACATCAGATTTGTATTTGCAGCGGTGAAAGACACCATACTACAATCAAACTTAAAGGAATATAATCTGGTTTAG
- the LOC143431519 gene encoding uridine phosphorylase 1 isoform X2, whose protein sequence is MSLLLEEEEIDEYRDGSVRLRNPNIELMDQDILYHLALGSGSHDLVEMFGDVKFVCMGGTPKRMQQFAFYIMKEIGHKLPAGTTLLDISQYSYRYSMYKVGPVLSISHGMGVPSVGILLHEVIKLMYHARVKDPVFFRIGTCGGIDLEGGTVVISEEAVDGMLKSYLEQPVLGKMLSRPAKLDRQLARELKALAHRDDPYDTIIGKTMCTDDFYEGQGRMDGAFCEFSENDKIEYLKQLQNAGVVNIEMESLAFAALTHHAGIKAAVVCVTLIDRFKGDQVLAPKEVLDEWQMRPQQLVSRYITRYLQRKGRLSLEGHGSMCVKSPRRFKLVQQESENYD, encoded by the exons ATGAGTCTTCTACTGGAAGAGGAGGAGATCGACGA ATATAGAGATGGGTCTGTGCGACTACGGAATCCAAACATCGAACTCATGGATCAGGACATACTGTATCACCTGGCTTTGGGCAGTGGATCCCACGACCTCGTCGAAATGTTTGGAGATGTCAAG TTCGTCTGTATGGGAGGAACACCAAAACGTATGCAGCAATTTGCTTTCTACATAATGAAGGAGATAGGCCATAAGCTTCCAGCCGGTACGACGCTTCTCGATATCAGTCAATATTCTTACCGATACTCCATGTACAAAGTTGGACCGGTCCTTTCCATTAGC CATGGAATGGGCGTACCGTCGGTCGGGATTTTGCTTCACGAGGTGATCAAGCTGATGTACCACGCAAGAGTGAAGGATCCGGTATTCTTCAGGATTGGTACGTGTGGCGGGATCGACCTTGAAGGAGGCACCGTGGTCATTTCCGAGGAGGCGGTCGATGGAATGCTGAAGTCTTACTTGGAGCAG CCTGTGCTTGGTAAGATGTTATCAAGGCCAGCGAAGCTCGACCGGCAATTAGCCCGTGAGTTAAAGGCTCTAGCGCATCGCGACGATCCCTACGACACCATAATCGGTAAAACGATGTGTACCGACGACTTCTACGAAGGCCAAGGCCGTATGGACGGCGCGTTCTGCGAGTTCTCGGAGAACGATAAGATAGAATACCTAAAACAATTGCAAAACGCTGGCGTTGTGAACATAGAGATGGAGAGCCTCGCCTTTGCGGCCCTTACTCATCACGCAGGCATCAAGGCTGCTGTTGTCTGCGTGACGCTTATCGATCGATTCAAAGGAGATCAG GTGCTGGCGCCGAAGGAAGTTCTAGATGAATGGCAAATGAGACCCCAACAGTTGGTCTCGCGTTACATAACTAGATACCTGCAACGAAAAGGCCGCCTTTCATTGGAGGGTCACGGATCGATGTGTGTAAAGAGTCCACGCCGATTCAAGCTGGTGCAGCAAGAATCGGAAAACTACGATTAA
- the LOC143431519 gene encoding uridine phosphorylase 1 isoform X1, whose translation MPTCACKNRTVGEENHVCQLKPPVQSNEHEEAQEHDPAVRYRDGSVRLRNPNIELMDQDILYHLALGSGSHDLVEMFGDVKFVCMGGTPKRMQQFAFYIMKEIGHKLPAGTTLLDISQYSYRYSMYKVGPVLSISHGMGVPSVGILLHEVIKLMYHARVKDPVFFRIGTCGGIDLEGGTVVISEEAVDGMLKSYLEQPVLGKMLSRPAKLDRQLARELKALAHRDDPYDTIIGKTMCTDDFYEGQGRMDGAFCEFSENDKIEYLKQLQNAGVVNIEMESLAFAALTHHAGIKAAVVCVTLIDRFKGDQVLAPKEVLDEWQMRPQQLVSRYITRYLQRKGRLSLEGHGSMCVKSPRRFKLVQQESENYD comes from the exons ATGCCCACTTGCGCGTGTAAAAATCGAACCGTGGGCGAAGAGAACCACGTGTGTCAACTAAAGCCCCCGGTTCAGAGTAACGAGCACGAGGAGGCGCAAGAACACGACCCCGCGGTTAG ATATAGAGATGGGTCTGTGCGACTACGGAATCCAAACATCGAACTCATGGATCAGGACATACTGTATCACCTGGCTTTGGGCAGTGGATCCCACGACCTCGTCGAAATGTTTGGAGATGTCAAG TTCGTCTGTATGGGAGGAACACCAAAACGTATGCAGCAATTTGCTTTCTACATAATGAAGGAGATAGGCCATAAGCTTCCAGCCGGTACGACGCTTCTCGATATCAGTCAATATTCTTACCGATACTCCATGTACAAAGTTGGACCGGTCCTTTCCATTAGC CATGGAATGGGCGTACCGTCGGTCGGGATTTTGCTTCACGAGGTGATCAAGCTGATGTACCACGCAAGAGTGAAGGATCCGGTATTCTTCAGGATTGGTACGTGTGGCGGGATCGACCTTGAAGGAGGCACCGTGGTCATTTCCGAGGAGGCGGTCGATGGAATGCTGAAGTCTTACTTGGAGCAG CCTGTGCTTGGTAAGATGTTATCAAGGCCAGCGAAGCTCGACCGGCAATTAGCCCGTGAGTTAAAGGCTCTAGCGCATCGCGACGATCCCTACGACACCATAATCGGTAAAACGATGTGTACCGACGACTTCTACGAAGGCCAAGGCCGTATGGACGGCGCGTTCTGCGAGTTCTCGGAGAACGATAAGATAGAATACCTAAAACAATTGCAAAACGCTGGCGTTGTGAACATAGAGATGGAGAGCCTCGCCTTTGCGGCCCTTACTCATCACGCAGGCATCAAGGCTGCTGTTGTCTGCGTGACGCTTATCGATCGATTCAAAGGAGATCAG GTGCTGGCGCCGAAGGAAGTTCTAGATGAATGGCAAATGAGACCCCAACAGTTGGTCTCGCGTTACATAACTAGATACCTGCAACGAAAAGGCCGCCTTTCATTGGAGGGTCACGGATCGATGTGTGTAAAGAGTCCACGCCGATTCAAGCTGGTGCAGCAAGAATCGGAAAACTACGATTAA
- the Galphaq gene encoding G protein alpha q subunit isoform X8: MACCLSEEAREQKRINQEIERQLRKDKRDARRELKLLLLGTGESGKSTFIKQMRIIHGAGYSDDDKRGFIKLVYQNIFMAMQSMIRAMGLLRIQYADSSNIEKAELVQSVDFETVTTFESPYVEAIKDLWADSGIQECYDRRREYQLTDSAKYYLMEIDRVAAPNYLPTEQDILRVRVPTTGIIEYPFDLEEIRFSYLSDLERIEKPDFLPTEQDILRARAPTTGIIEYPFDLDSIIFRMVDVGGQRSERRKWIHCFENVTSIIFLVALSEYDQILFESENENRMEESKALFKTIITYPWFQQSSVILFLNKKDLLEEKIMYSHLVDYFPEYNGPQRDALAAREFILQMFVDLNPDVEKIIYSHFTCATDTENIKLVFCAVKDTIMQTALKEFNLA, translated from the exons GGACTGGTGAATCCGGGAAATCCACCTTCATCAAACAGATGAGAATTATTCACGGCGCCGGTTACTCGGACGATGACAAGAGGGGGTTCATTAAACTCGTCTACCAAAATATTTTCATGGCGATGCAGTCCATGATCCGAGCGATGGGGCTCCTCAGGATCCAGTACGCGGACTCCTCGAATATA GAAAAAGCAGAGCTCGTGCAAAGCGTGGACTTCGAGACAGTTACAACGTTTGAAAGTCCATACGTAGAAGCAATCAAAGATTTATGGGCAGACTCCGGTATCCAGGAGTGTTACGATCGCAGGCGAGAATATCAGCTCACAGACTCCGCTAAGTA TTACCTAATGGAGATAGATCGAGTCGCAGCGCCAAACTACCTCCCCACAGAACAGGACATTCTTCGCGTGAGAGTGCCCACTACTGGTATAATTGAATATCCTTTTGACTTGGAAGAAATCCGATTTAG TTATCTTAGTGACCTAGAACGTATCGAAAAGCCCGACTTCCTTCCTACCGAACAAGACATTCTTCGGGCCCGAGCTCCTACTACTGGCATTATAGAATATCCGTTTGATCTGGACTCCATCATATTTAG GATGGTGGACGTCGGTGGACAGAGATCAGAGAGAAGAAAGTGGATTCACTGTTTCGAAAATGTCACCTCTATTATCTTCTTAGTagctttaagtgaatacgatcaaATTTTATTTGAGTCAGAGAACGAG AATCGAATGGAAGAAAGTAAGGCATTGTTCAAAACAATTATTACATATCCTTGGTTTCAACAGTCCTCCGTCATTCTGTTCCTGAACAAGAAAGATCTGCTTGAGGAGAAGATTATGTACTCTCATCTTGTCGATTATTTCCCTGAATACAATG GCCCACAAAGGGATGCTCTAGCTGCTAGAGAATTCATTTTACAGATGTTTGTTGACTTGAATCCAGATGTTGAGAAGATTATATATTCACACTTTACGTGTGCTACAG ACACGGAAAACATCAAGCTTGTATTTTGCGCCGTCAAAGATACAATTATGCAGACCGCACTGAAAGAATTTAATCTTGCCTAA